The Thermococcus sp. 21S7 genome window below encodes:
- a CDS encoding glycosyltransferase family 2 protein, which yields MFPRVSIIILNWNGWRDTVECLESVYRIDYPNYDVIVVDNASHDESIQKIKEYARGKLKVKSKFFDYNPENKPIKIFELSEEEALQGKFNRPLYDKYDPDRRLIIIKNRDNYGFTGGNNVGMKFAASILEPKYIMLLNNDTVVARDFLNILTERAEHHTNIGIVSPKVVKYHNPRIIDSAGHVLGGVRIVDRGKGTLDEGQFDKEEPVMGAIAAAALYNTEMILQIGLFDETFGTNYEDAEYSWRANKFGWPGLYVPDAVVYHKRGATTNKSKSIRLNISKKFWRNMIVTIFRYGRLFDKFLLIIFVVTVSDGSFLKYLLRINPAPPVNIYWGLHEAMRRLRSDYRRVKYL from the coding sequence ATGTTTCCACGTGTCTCTATCATCATCCTCAACTGGAACGGCTGGCGGGACACAGTGGAATGCCTAGAATCAGTGTACAGAATAGATTATCCCAACTACGACGTCATCGTTGTTGACAACGCATCCCACGATGAATCAATACAAAAAATCAAAGAATACGCCCGGGGGAAACTAAAAGTCAAATCAAAATTCTTTGACTACAACCCGGAGAACAAACCAATCAAAATTTTTGAGCTCAGTGAGGAGGAGGCACTCCAGGGGAAATTTAACAGGCCCCTCTATGACAAATATGACCCGGACAGACGATTGATCATTATAAAAAACAGAGACAACTACGGCTTTACTGGGGGCAACAACGTAGGCATGAAATTTGCCGCCTCAATCCTGGAACCCAAGTATATAATGCTGCTGAACAATGACACCGTAGTAGCCAGAGATTTCCTCAACATCCTCACAGAGCGTGCCGAGCACCACACCAACATCGGCATAGTCAGCCCGAAAGTTGTGAAATACCACAATCCGCGGATAATAGATTCCGCCGGTCATGTCCTTGGAGGAGTAAGAATAGTGGACAGGGGAAAGGGTACCTTGGATGAGGGTCAATTTGATAAGGAAGAACCGGTGATGGGTGCAATAGCGGCAGCCGCGCTGTACAATACAGAGATGATACTCCAAATCGGGCTTTTTGATGAGACATTTGGAACCAATTATGAGGATGCGGAATACTCCTGGAGAGCAAATAAATTTGGCTGGCCGGGCCTTTACGTACCGGATGCCGTTGTTTACCACAAGAGAGGTGCAACAACTAATAAATCCAAAAGCATTAGATTAAATATTTCAAAGAAATTCTGGAGGAATATGATTGTAACAATCTTTAGATATGGGCGTCTTTTCGATAAATTTCTCCTAATTATTTTTGTCGTAACGGTTTCAGACGGCAGCTTTCTAAAGTACCTGCTGAGAATAAACCCGGCTCCCCCAGTGAACATTTACTGGGGACTCCATGAGGCAATGAGGAGGCTACGTTCGGATTATCGCAGGGTGAAGTATCTCTAA
- a CDS encoding glycosyltransferase, with protein sequence MKISILTPNMSSNALGRAYLLGQLLSPENEVEIVGPVLGGDIWPPLRDTNDNITLVPIKTRTLFSYVKYLAENMSSDVIYVSKPLLTSFGIWEIVKSRNNVPVVIDIDDWDLAFVVDSIKKGYLPWYQFPGPHNYFKALPDSYVLDKIAETINVPKTVSNSFLKRKFGGTIIWHTRDEEKFNPKKYPPETAKEKLGLPTDKTVVMFFGTPRPHKGVKELILSFREGKLAERNDPMLVIAGIGRDVYSQRILTLARKILANRVKFIGYIPFSKIPEVVSAADIYVIPQIESKSARGQLPAKLFDAMAMSKAIISTNVSDIPEILNNAGIIIPSDQRHMASELSKALVYLLDNPKLITSLGLKARKKFLRNYSFSRMRASLRTVLKNALGDS encoded by the coding sequence ATGAAAATCTCAATACTCACCCCGAATATGTCATCAAACGCATTGGGGAGGGCGTATCTACTCGGACAGCTGCTCAGCCCCGAAAACGAGGTTGAGATAGTCGGCCCGGTTTTGGGAGGGGATATATGGCCTCCCCTGAGGGATACCAACGATAACATAACCCTGGTACCGATAAAGACAAGAACACTCTTTTCATACGTGAAATACCTGGCGGAGAACATGTCCAGCGATGTAATCTACGTTTCAAAACCCCTGCTCACGAGCTTCGGAATATGGGAAATAGTGAAAAGCCGGAACAATGTGCCCGTGGTCATTGATATAGACGATTGGGACTTGGCTTTCGTAGTCGACTCCATCAAAAAAGGATACCTCCCGTGGTATCAATTCCCCGGCCCGCACAATTATTTTAAGGCCCTCCCCGACTCATACGTGCTGGATAAAATCGCAGAAACCATAAACGTTCCCAAAACCGTGTCAAATTCCTTTCTCAAGAGAAAGTTTGGTGGGACCATTATATGGCACACACGGGACGAAGAGAAGTTTAATCCAAAAAAATATCCCCCCGAGACAGCTAAAGAGAAACTCGGACTGCCCACCGACAAGACAGTCGTGATGTTTTTTGGAACCCCCCGGCCCCACAAGGGGGTAAAAGAGCTGATACTGTCATTTAGAGAGGGAAAACTGGCCGAGAGAAACGACCCAATGCTGGTAATAGCGGGCATTGGCCGGGATGTCTACTCGCAGAGGATCCTAACACTGGCAAGGAAAATCCTAGCCAACAGGGTCAAATTTATTGGATACATTCCGTTTTCCAAGATACCCGAAGTTGTATCCGCCGCCGATATCTACGTGATTCCCCAAATCGAATCAAAATCCGCCAGGGGACAGCTTCCGGCAAAACTGTTTGACGCCATGGCAATGTCCAAGGCGATCATATCCACCAATGTGTCGGATATCCCGGAAATCCTCAACAACGCGGGCATTATAATCCCGAGTGATCAAAGACACATGGCGAGTGAACTCTCCAAGGCACTGGTTTACCTTCTGGATAATCCCAAGCTGATAACTTCCCTCGGGCTAAAGGCCCGGAAAAAGTTTCTGAGAAACTACAGCTTCTCGCGAATGAGGGCATCACTGAGGACCGTATTAAAAAACGCACTGGGAGATTCATAG
- a CDS encoding glycosyltransferase family 4 protein yields the protein MKRPRVVMTLSNPFKVDPRVYKEALTLVNGGYDVTILAWDREGVHPLRETVDGINVERIRVRAKYGSIIGFVVALPLFYLAALIRLLKMDFDVIHTHDFDTAPLGALIKLLRGKPWIFDIHDIYFTRISLLKERPSLGIFQRILMKLEILHAKFADVVVVVTRSLGGEYEGFKEFYVERGVPPDRIKIVWNTPRASMFLDYPRLGLKKSSKFTIGYIGSIRTVSNFVPLFELAKKRGYKLLFVGSGKSKEAVERIAREEFPEVDVEFTGGVPYELIPNYYRLCDVLYSYFPPTENVKRTITVKVFESAFLGVPVIVNAESLMEDFVRLNNCGVAIKEPSKGELERAIDIVREFKFSPKKIRQKWVWEAQEGLILSIYGRLIKRATG from the coding sequence ATGAAGCGGCCTAGGGTGGTAATGACCCTCTCAAATCCATTTAAAGTTGATCCGCGAGTCTATAAGGAAGCCCTTACCCTGGTTAACGGCGGATACGATGTTACAATTCTCGCGTGGGACAGGGAGGGAGTTCATCCTTTGAGGGAGACGGTGGATGGTATTAACGTTGAGAGGATACGGGTTAGGGCGAAATATGGTTCCATTATTGGGTTTGTTGTTGCCCTCCCCCTGTTTTACCTGGCCGCGCTTATCCGTCTGCTTAAGATGGATTTCGATGTGATACACACTCACGATTTTGATACGGCCCCGCTGGGGGCGTTGATAAAGCTTCTGCGGGGCAAACCGTGGATTTTTGACATTCATGATATATACTTCACCCGCATCTCCCTCTTGAAGGAGCGACCGTCCCTGGGAATTTTTCAGCGGATTCTGATGAAACTGGAGATTCTGCACGCGAAGTTTGCCGATGTTGTTGTAGTGGTCACGAGGTCCCTTGGTGGGGAGTATGAGGGGTTTAAGGAGTTCTATGTAGAGCGCGGGGTTCCGCCCGATAGGATTAAAATTGTGTGGAACACCCCCCGCGCCTCCATGTTTCTGGACTACCCGCGTTTGGGCCTAAAGAAATCCTCCAAGTTTACAATCGGGTACATTGGATCGATTAGAACAGTTTCAAACTTTGTCCCCCTATTTGAGCTTGCAAAAAAGCGGGGATACAAGCTCCTTTTTGTGGGGAGCGGAAAGTCCAAAGAGGCCGTTGAGAGAATAGCCCGCGAGGAGTTCCCCGAAGTTGATGTCGAATTCACCGGCGGTGTCCCCTATGAGCTGATACCCAACTACTATCGTCTCTGTGACGTTTTGTACTCCTACTTTCCGCCCACTGAGAACGTGAAAAGGACGATCACGGTAAAGGTCTTTGAGAGCGCGTTCTTGGGAGTGCCGGTTATCGTCAATGCCGAGTCCCTGATGGAGGACTTTGTGAGGCTGAATAACTGTGGGGTTGCCATTAAAGAGCCCTCCAAGGGGGAACTTGAAAGGGCGATTGATATCGTTCGGGAGTTCAAATTCAGTCCTAAGAAAATACGCCAAAAGTGGGTTTGGGAGGCGCAGGAGGGACTTATTCTATCAATTTATGGGAGATTGATAAAACGGGCAACTGGATGA
- a CDS encoding UDP-glucose/GDP-mannose dehydrogenase family protein, whose product MKVSVIGSGYVGLVTGMGFVKLGNEVIFVDVDEGKISMINNAEPPIYEEGLDELMKEFKGRYRATNDYREAILNSEVTFICVGTPSREDGSIDLTYIEQASREIGKVLREKSDYHTVVVKSTVLPGTTENVVKPILEDESGKKAFKDFGLAMNPEFLREGVALRDFLNPDRIVIGVQDERTKRALEELYAPINAPKLFTDIKTAEMIKYASNAFLATKISFANEIGNICKKLGIDSWKVFEGVGLDHRISPHFFRTGIGWGGSCFPKDVRALINKAEEIGEEPVILKAAVEVNERQPLKLIELLMKHVPELGGKTVGVLGLAFKPDTDDVRETRAYAVIKKLLEEGAEVIAYDPQAMKNFKRFYPDVGEKIAYAESAEDVLRATDVVLLVTEWREFEEIDYSGKIVIDGRRVRKAEETAEVYEGVCW is encoded by the coding sequence ATGAAGGTTTCGGTCATTGGCTCCGGCTATGTGGGCCTCGTTACCGGCATGGGGTTCGTTAAGCTCGGAAACGAAGTTATTTTCGTGGACGTTGACGAGGGAAAAATCAGCATGATAAACAACGCGGAACCACCAATCTACGAGGAAGGCTTAGACGAGCTAATGAAGGAATTTAAAGGACGCTACCGCGCAACTAACGATTACCGCGAGGCGATTCTCAACTCTGAAGTCACTTTCATCTGCGTCGGAACACCCTCGCGAGAAGACGGCTCGATTGATCTAACCTATATCGAGCAGGCATCAAGGGAAATCGGAAAGGTTCTCCGTGAAAAGAGCGATTATCACACTGTCGTTGTCAAGAGCACCGTTCTCCCCGGAACCACCGAAAACGTCGTCAAGCCGATACTTGAAGATGAATCGGGCAAAAAAGCCTTCAAAGACTTTGGTTTGGCAATGAACCCCGAATTCCTCCGCGAGGGCGTTGCGTTGAGGGACTTCCTCAACCCTGACAGGATAGTGATAGGCGTTCAGGATGAGCGAACGAAGCGGGCCCTGGAGGAGCTTTACGCCCCCATAAACGCTCCCAAGCTCTTCACCGACATCAAGACCGCTGAAATGATTAAGTACGCTTCAAACGCGTTCCTTGCAACAAAAATCAGCTTCGCCAACGAGATTGGGAACATCTGCAAAAAGCTCGGCATTGACTCGTGGAAGGTCTTCGAGGGCGTCGGCCTCGACCACCGAATCAGCCCGCACTTCTTCAGGACGGGAATAGGCTGGGGCGGCTCGTGCTTCCCAAAGGACGTGAGGGCACTCATCAACAAAGCCGAAGAAATTGGGGAAGAGCCGGTAATACTGAAGGCCGCCGTGGAGGTGAACGAGAGGCAGCCGCTTAAACTCATCGAACTCCTCATGAAGCACGTTCCGGAGCTTGGGGGGAAAACCGTCGGAGTCCTCGGTTTGGCATTCAAGCCGGACACGGATGACGTGAGGGAAACGAGAGCCTACGCCGTCATTAAAAAGCTCCTCGAAGAAGGGGCTGAAGTCATAGCTTACGACCCCCAGGCAATGAAGAATTTTAAGCGATTCTATCCCGACGTTGGAGAAAAAATTGCGTACGCTGAGTCCGCCGAGGACGTCCTCAGAGCCACCGATGTTGTACTGCTAGTCACCGAATGGAGGGAGTTCGAGGAAATCGATTATTCGGGGAAGATCGTCATTGACGGCAGGCGCGTGAGAAAGGCAGAGGAAACGGCCGAAGTCTACGAGGGGGTGTGCTGGTGA
- the galU gene encoding UTP--glucose-1-phosphate uridylyltransferase GalU has protein sequence MRVRKAVIPAAGLGTRMLPITKSMPKEMLPIVDRPVIHYVVEEAIRAGIDDILIITGKGKRAIEDYFDRSFELEYYLREKGKVDELKQIEEIGEMVDIYYVRQKKPLGLGDAILHAEKHVNGEPFAVLLGDDIIISQNPAIGQLMEVAGRRDAAVIGVEEVPFELVGRYGIVDGEEVEDGLYRIRALVEKPSPEEAPSNIAIIGRYVLTPDVFDALKETSPGKGGEIQLTDALGALLKGREMFAKRITGKRYDVGSKAGFIRANIEISLTREDLREEVARYLTKQR, from the coding sequence GTGAGGGTCAGAAAAGCCGTTATCCCCGCGGCCGGACTCGGCACCAGAATGCTCCCAATAACAAAATCAATGCCCAAGGAAATGCTTCCAATAGTTGACCGTCCGGTTATCCATTACGTGGTCGAAGAAGCCATCAGGGCCGGTATCGACGATATCCTCATCATTACGGGAAAGGGAAAGCGTGCTATAGAGGATTACTTCGACAGGAGCTTTGAGCTGGAATACTACCTGAGAGAAAAAGGCAAGGTTGACGAGCTCAAGCAGATTGAAGAGATAGGCGAGATGGTCGACATCTACTACGTCCGTCAGAAAAAGCCCCTTGGGCTGGGGGATGCGATACTCCACGCCGAGAAGCACGTGAACGGGGAGCCATTTGCAGTTCTCCTTGGTGATGACATCATAATAAGCCAGAACCCCGCGATAGGCCAACTGATGGAAGTCGCCGGAAGAAGGGACGCGGCGGTTATTGGCGTGGAGGAGGTTCCCTTTGAACTCGTGGGCAGATACGGAATCGTGGATGGGGAAGAAGTCGAAGACGGCCTCTACAGGATAAGGGCCCTTGTAGAGAAGCCATCGCCGGAGGAAGCACCGAGCAACATCGCAATAATCGGGAGATACGTTCTAACACCGGATGTCTTCGACGCCCTCAAAGAAACATCCCCCGGAAAAGGGGGCGAGATACAGCTCACCGACGCCCTCGGAGCCCTCTTAAAGGGGCGGGAGATGTTTGCAAAGAGAATTACGGGAAAGAGATACGACGTTGGAAGCAAGGCGGGATTCATCCGGGCGAACATTGAAATAAGCCTTACCCGGGAAGACCTGAGGGAGGAAGTTGCCAGGTATCTCACAAAACAGCGATGA
- a CDS encoding prenyltransferase/squalene oxidase repeat-containing protein, translated as MVEGLNGYVHSLLNEATRHLVVNDSMAYIEDPVFDVIRNRVTAEYLKAVIRLYGGERADLITKLVNFLLSRQNSSGSWNEIHPNYNQESALVTSFVGEALLMALPYLREEMGERVRASLKRARDFVLLNEIEEGYFRKSTLYTADYLNVDATCGAFLAQYHDSTGDKAALEGALRAAKRVCRFQEADGSFPYTVNSGSEKYPLNVPCIHYQGVTLYYLSKIHAVTREKWLEKCLLRGVDWLSRVQKSDGRFDWSRSGLMFAYYLTGAYAFGIAAFIYASQWSRKYIENAGRLLPVLADNTPNIVLRWERGRWGDFPKDLLVSFRSAWLGKYPFTHRLFRLGYALYRQVARRRFSEDVRDDAVFNLLTRLLGVKTSTIEPSRNFPDMFMTSEVLDCLSYTLRLSY; from the coding sequence ATGGTGGAGGGACTTAACGGATACGTTCATTCGTTGCTCAACGAGGCGACGCGGCATCTCGTAGTCAATGATAGTATGGCTTACATTGAGGATCCGGTTTTTGACGTAATCAGAAACCGGGTTACTGCGGAGTACCTGAAGGCTGTTATCAGGCTGTATGGGGGCGAAAGGGCGGATTTGATAACCAAACTCGTGAACTTTCTTCTGTCGAGGCAGAATTCGAGCGGGTCATGGAACGAGATACATCCAAATTACAATCAGGAGTCGGCCCTTGTAACGTCCTTCGTGGGAGAAGCGCTCCTGATGGCGCTCCCGTACCTCCGGGAGGAGATGGGGGAGAGGGTGAGGGCATCTCTAAAGAGGGCCAGGGATTTTGTTCTTCTAAATGAGATTGAGGAGGGCTACTTTCGCAAGTCCACGCTTTACACCGCCGATTACCTCAACGTTGATGCTACCTGTGGGGCTTTTCTGGCACAGTATCACGATTCCACCGGGGACAAGGCTGCTCTGGAGGGAGCACTGCGGGCCGCGAAAAGGGTCTGCAGATTCCAGGAGGCAGATGGTTCGTTCCCGTACACGGTGAACTCGGGATCCGAGAAGTACCCCCTCAACGTGCCGTGCATTCATTATCAGGGTGTTACCCTGTACTACCTTTCGAAGATTCACGCGGTGACCCGGGAAAAATGGCTTGAGAAATGCCTCCTTCGGGGCGTTGATTGGCTTTCACGGGTTCAAAAATCCGATGGCAGATTTGACTGGTCAAGAAGCGGGCTTATGTTCGCTTATTATCTTACTGGAGCCTACGCATTTGGCATCGCCGCTTTTATCTATGCCTCGCAGTGGAGCAGGAAGTATATAGAGAACGCAGGGAGGTTGCTTCCTGTTTTGGCTGACAACACCCCCAATATCGTTCTCCGCTGGGAACGAGGGAGGTGGGGGGATTTTCCCAAGGACTTGCTTGTTTCGTTCAGGAGTGCTTGGCTCGGGAAATATCCATTTACCCATAGATTGTTCAGGCTCGGTTACGCTCTCTACCGCCAGGTGGCAAGGAGAAGGTTTTCTGAGGATGTTCGGGACGATGCGGTGTTTAACCTTCTGACCCGGCTCCTGGGAGTGAAAACCTCCACGATAGAGCCCTCCCGGAACTTCCCGGACATGTTCATGACGTCGGAGGTGCTGGACTGTTTGAGCTACACCCTGAGGCTTAGTTATTGA
- a CDS encoding glycosyltransferase family 4 protein, which yields MKDVARGYGLVIFTQAFPPEKGGNASRMGDLYKYLTAFGVNVTVVSAIETYPFGSFPRKLMLHERNGDVIRLFTYQPLENASNIGRALYYTVFPILASIWLVLNRELVDVVLVTSPPPQMYLVALIAKLLKKKVVVDVRDLFLDVSVSLGFIKRGGVVERVFRFMESKALTSADAVTTVTPRIRRQLSETYGMEASKCHVVSNGVDLSVFKCGAARRNPRMVYAGYFGHAQDFDTFLEGYAMVDEENRMPLILAGGGETLRDVLAKAEELGLSGWVEYVGMLPREEVVGLLCSSSIGVAPIKADESLKYAVPSKIYEYLACGLPFVGVGYGEIERVARESGAGCVGRTPREVALCIKRLANSNGRKMAVRGLKYISKYSRENSARRFLKVLNLVRGADGGGT from the coding sequence ATGAAGGATGTGGCCCGTGGGTACGGCCTTGTCATATTTACCCAGGCTTTTCCTCCGGAGAAGGGGGGAAACGCGTCTCGTATGGGCGATTTGTACAAGTATCTAACTGCGTTTGGGGTTAATGTGACGGTTGTATCCGCGATTGAAACGTATCCTTTCGGTAGTTTTCCAAGGAAATTAATGCTGCATGAACGAAACGGGGATGTAATCAGGCTTTTTACTTATCAGCCTCTGGAAAATGCCTCGAATATTGGGAGGGCGCTGTATTACACGGTCTTTCCAATCCTGGCCAGTATATGGCTGGTTTTAAACAGGGAACTCGTGGATGTGGTTCTTGTCACCTCGCCCCCTCCCCAGATGTATCTCGTGGCTTTGATAGCGAAACTTTTGAAAAAAAAGGTTGTAGTTGATGTCAGGGATCTGTTTTTGGATGTTAGTGTTAGCCTCGGCTTCATAAAGCGGGGCGGCGTTGTTGAACGGGTTTTTAGGTTCATGGAGTCCAAGGCTTTGACTTCCGCGGATGCCGTGACAACCGTGACTCCGAGGATACGAAGGCAGCTATCGGAGACTTACGGGATGGAGGCTTCAAAATGTCATGTTGTATCCAACGGCGTTGATCTCAGCGTCTTCAAATGCGGTGCCGCCCGTCGGAATCCGCGGATGGTCTATGCCGGGTACTTCGGACATGCTCAGGACTTCGACACTTTCCTGGAAGGATACGCCATGGTTGATGAGGAGAACAGGATGCCCCTGATCCTTGCCGGCGGTGGCGAAACGCTCCGGGATGTGCTGGCAAAGGCTGAAGAACTCGGGCTGTCCGGATGGGTTGAATACGTTGGGATGCTCCCTAGGGAAGAGGTGGTTGGGCTGCTCTGTTCCTCCAGTATAGGGGTTGCCCCCATAAAGGCCGATGAAAGCTTAAAGTACGCGGTGCCCTCAAAGATATACGAGTACCTCGCGTGCGGCCTTCCGTTCGTTGGCGTTGGCTACGGGGAAATCGAAAGGGTTGCCAGAGAGAGCGGGGCGGGATGTGTTGGAAGAACGCCCCGGGAAGTGGCCCTGTGCATTAAGCGGCTCGCAAATTCCAACGGCCGGAAAATGGCCGTTAGGGGGCTGAAGTACATATCCAAATACAGTCGTGAAAACTCCGCCCGGAGGTTTTTAAAAGTTCTAAATCTGGTGAGGGGTGCTGATGGTGGAGGGACTTAA
- a CDS encoding site-2 protease family protein yields the protein MNGTLIAVIAGIAAFWVILYALFGRREEKEEGLTVDLFIAMWRTKRLLGLIDSLAGKAKRFWRVYADVGIVLGFAGMAYVFYALLKTAMRTIQTGGEQSGVQLVIPGVTIPLWYGLIALAVVMIVHELSHGVVARAENLPLKSVGLVLLAVIPGAFVEPDEEELEKAPLRSRLRVYGAGSLANVVTALIALLIVNLAITPVLQPAGILVSGVIEDGPAFGVLQQGDVIIAMDGEGIMDIGSFMRFMNTTRPGQIVTLTVLRNGEELNLRLKLGAHPDNPEKGYIGIYPSQHVTSKIGHENVVLPLFFTFYWIYVLNLGIGLMNLFPLVPLDGGRMLDDVVKAYLPESVAKPVRYFTIGVGLFLLALNLWPALANLVG from the coding sequence ATGAACGGCACACTCATCGCAGTCATCGCCGGCATCGCCGCATTCTGGGTGATCCTCTACGCCCTCTTCGGTAGAAGGGAGGAGAAGGAAGAGGGCCTGACCGTTGACCTGTTCATCGCAATGTGGAGAACGAAGAGGCTGCTTGGGCTTATAGACAGCCTCGCAGGGAAGGCCAAACGCTTCTGGAGGGTCTACGCGGATGTTGGAATAGTCCTCGGATTTGCCGGAATGGCCTACGTCTTCTACGCACTTCTCAAGACCGCAATGAGAACCATCCAAACCGGCGGCGAACAGTCGGGGGTCCAGCTCGTCATTCCCGGCGTCACGATCCCCCTCTGGTACGGCCTCATAGCCCTCGCCGTCGTCATGATAGTCCATGAGCTGAGCCACGGGGTGGTTGCCAGGGCCGAGAACCTGCCGCTGAAATCGGTGGGCCTGGTTCTCCTCGCGGTCATTCCAGGAGCTTTCGTCGAGCCGGACGAGGAGGAGCTTGAGAAGGCCCCGCTCCGCTCAAGGTTGAGGGTTTACGGCGCCGGCTCCCTTGCGAACGTCGTAACCGCCCTGATAGCCCTCCTCATAGTGAACCTCGCCATAACGCCCGTTCTCCAGCCCGCGGGAATCCTCGTTTCCGGGGTTATTGAGGACGGCCCAGCTTTCGGCGTTCTCCAGCAGGGAGACGTTATAATCGCAATGGACGGGGAAGGGATAATGGACATAGGGAGCTTCATGAGATTCATGAACACCACAAGACCCGGCCAAATCGTGACGCTCACAGTCCTGCGCAACGGGGAGGAGCTGAACCTCCGGCTGAAGCTCGGCGCGCACCCGGACAACCCGGAGAAGGGCTACATCGGCATATATCCATCCCAGCACGTAACCTCAAAGATCGGCCACGAGAACGTAGTACTCCCTCTGTTCTTCACGTTCTACTGGATATACGTGCTCAACCTCGGAATCGGGCTGATGAACCTCTTCCCGCTGGTGCCCCTCGACGGAGGGAGGATGCTGGACGACGTGGTTAAGGCGTACCTTCCGGAGAGCGTCGCAAAGCCCGTGAGGTACTTCACGATAGGCGTCGGCCTGTTCCTGCTGGCTCTCAACCTGTGGCCCGCGCTGGCGAACCTGGTCGGCTGA
- a CDS encoding TIGR00269 family protein, with amino-acid sequence MKCSKCGRPAVYHARYTGRYYCHKHFNEMVEKKFKETVKRYRLIGKGERIAVGVSGGKDSVVLMHLLAKLREKFPFELVAVTIDEGIAGYRPPSVEIARRNAEKLGVEHRVYSFKEYIGFTLDETVEIMGSFEKGERVGACSYCGVWRRWLLNYAAKDVGADKLAVGHNLDDEVQMFIMNVLRGDVARLGRTGPYYEEIHPELVPRIKPLREIPEKEIVLYAVLNSIEVDFSECPYAVEAFRAEIRDWLNEMEERHPGTKYQVLRSYDKLFPLIAKTYTKRTSELNRCKICGQPTTGEICKACQFRLQVERKAREKGMTFRVG; translated from the coding sequence ATGAAGTGTTCCAAGTGCGGTCGCCCAGCCGTCTACCACGCGCGCTACACCGGACGGTACTACTGCCACAAACACTTCAACGAGATGGTCGAGAAGAAGTTCAAGGAGACCGTGAAGAGGTACCGCCTCATCGGGAAGGGCGAGAGGATAGCGGTTGGAGTCAGCGGTGGAAAGGACAGCGTCGTCCTCATGCACCTTTTGGCTAAACTCCGCGAGAAGTTCCCCTTCGAGCTGGTCGCGGTAACGATTGACGAGGGCATAGCAGGCTACAGGCCTCCAAGCGTTGAGATAGCCAGGAGAAACGCGGAGAAGCTTGGGGTAGAGCACCGCGTTTATTCATTCAAGGAATACATCGGGTTCACCCTCGACGAGACCGTTGAGATAATGGGGAGCTTTGAAAAGGGCGAGCGCGTCGGTGCCTGCTCCTACTGCGGCGTCTGGAGGCGCTGGCTCCTCAACTACGCGGCGAAGGACGTCGGGGCCGACAAGTTGGCTGTAGGCCACAACTTGGATGACGAAGTCCAGATGTTCATAATGAACGTTCTGAGGGGAGACGTAGCACGCCTGGGCAGAACCGGGCCGTACTACGAGGAAATCCACCCGGAACTTGTCCCGAGGATAAAACCCCTCCGCGAGATTCCGGAGAAGGAGATAGTCCTCTACGCGGTTCTGAACAGCATAGAGGTGGACTTCAGCGAGTGCCCCTACGCGGTCGAGGCCTTCAGAGCGGAAATCCGCGACTGGCTCAACGAGATGGAGGAGAGGCACCCTGGGACAAAGTACCAGGTTCTCAGGAGCTACGACAAGCTCTTCCCGCTGATAGCGAAGACCTACACGAAGAGGACGAGCGAGCTGAACCGCTGTAAGATATGCGGCCAGCCAACGACGGGGGAGATATGCAAGGCCTGCCAGTTCCGCCTCCAGGTCGAGAGGAAGGCGAGGGAGAAGGGGATGACGTTCAGGGTTGGGTAG